CTCATCAGCTCTTCAATGACGCTATCAAGCTGGCAGTTACTTACAAGCAGAATTCAGGAGACTTCATGGATGAGGTCATGCAAGAGCTGGAGGtaagaaaggaggggaaggagtgCAGGGAGTAGAGCCTGACGTGGTTAGCAGCTCTTCCCCTCAAGGAAAGCAGAACCTGTACCAAAGGGTGAAAATATTGCAGGAGCTGAAAGATTTGCCTTATGCTGGTGACAGCGCTGGGTTTGTGCCCTGTTCATTTCTAGGTCGGAAGGGGTAAGGTGGTGACCCTGTGAAGAGCTTATGCTGCCTTAGCCTGAGTTTGAAAGAACCATAGCAGAGCGTAGCCGTCATgctcttcagcattttcttgtCCTACTTCTTTCCAGAGCTTTGACCTGGAGAAGAAGAGCGAGAATTTGTCGGATCAAGAGGAGAGCTACCCTGAAGAAAAGCCCCCATCCTCCTAAGGACCGGACTTGGAATcttatcttttctctctgctccagTTGTCAGGGGCTAGTTAGAGCTCACCTCCACAGAGGAAAGCGATTTTTCTCTGCCCTGAGATCTCTGGTGATGGGCAGCTGGGCCTTTCCCCTTCTTGGGGGAGACTAGGCACGATCTTCCTTGGCTGGGCCCTAACTCCCTGCACATCACAGTCAAGGCAAGGGTGAGAGTATCCACGTGCTTCATCAAGACAAAGCttgctgggagagctgagccACTCCTGTACCTGCAGGGAAGGGTCCTGCCCAGATACTTTAGTGGTACCTGCGAGAGAAAACAATTactaaagactttttttttaaaaaaaaaagtttgagttTGGgttctttttgcagttttgttaTGAGGCAGTTCAGTTGCCACACCGTgcaagtccaaccaccagccctCCCCTTCCTTTCACAGCCCAGCTGGTGCTGCCCCTGTGCACCCTGTGATCTCTGTTGCAGAGTTCCTTTGGCTTTCCCTTCCCCGTTCTGCTGTGGGACAGACAGATCCAGTAGATTTCTAGACATAGGGAGTTTGTCCTTATAGGTCCACTAGAGCTTAATGAGGTGGTCTTGCATCCAGAAGGCATCTCCCAGCCCAGGCTGATGgatgtggctgctgctgttcccacgTGGTGACGTGCTGTGTGTTCCAGGTGCAGACAGAGTCACGTACCACGACACTAATGTGGATGGCAGAACACATTAAAACAGATAGATCGATGTCCTTACATAAACACGTGACCATGAATGCTTCTCCAGTTACTGGGGCTGGTGGTcagcagtgaaaaatacatGCAGCTTTACTCTCTAGATTGACAGGCAGAGCAAACCCACAGATCCTTCAAATAACAGCACGGGAATTACATCCATGTAATGGCTGTGGCTGGATGTCAGGCTCCTTGCACACTCAGATTTGGTCCCCTGCTGTGTGAGCTGGCCCAGGTTGAAGTTGACTGGTGCACTGCACACACCCCACACCACATCAGTATCTGGCACTTGAGAGACATTTGGTGTTGCCAGCTGCTGTCCCTGAGACCACTGGTTGCCTACAACCTGTGTGCCCCTGTCCCATTGTGTCCTTCCTGAGCAGGCACGGTTTCAGCCCTCATGGACCGCTCTTTCCCTTTTGTGGCCTGCAGTCTGCACGCAGCCTCATTTTGCAGGTGCCGGGTTTGAAAGTCTTTGCCTGGCACGGGAGATTGAACTGGGCAGAGACAACGGGTATCTGTGAAAATAAGCAGCTTTATTTGTCCAACTGAGTCAACTTCAGTGTTTGTGTGCAATCGGAGGCGGACGGGACAGAACGGGGCTTTGGCACCGGGGCTGCCATCAGGCATTACCCCTTGCAGAAAAGGGTCGTGGTGCATTGCAGCCTGCTGTGGGTCATGCAGCTCATTAAGCCTTCTTTCCTCTTAAACCCTGCAGGAGCTCCTGGAGCAAGTTAAAGAAATCCAGGACTTTCTGGCGTGGAAATGGACACGGTCTAAGTGGGCTTGAGTACGTTGGTTTTGGCCTCTGGTAGGAGGTCGTGATATAGACTGGATGTGACGTAGTTGTATGCGCTCCTGCTGGAAGCAATCCCATATTTACCAGGATCCAGTTGCGGAAGTACTGGGTAGAGGCGTAGACTCCAGGCTGCTGTATTCTCCCGCAGCCTTTCCCCCAGCTGGTCACTCCAATGAGCCAGAAGTAGTCGGCAATTTTATCTTTGCACATGAGAGGACCACCGCTATCACCCTGCAGTGGGGGAGAGAAGCCCAGAGGGTTACTGGgtggccacagcagcagcacagctggctcCCCTCTCACAGCACTCCCTAGAGCTACGTTCACTGCACAGAGAAGCCCTGCTTGGGTGCTAGAGCCTAAAAAGGCTTCTGGAAGGGGACAGTGGGCCTGGAAGTTAGCTCTCCTTCCCTCATCTCTGTGCAATGATCCGGGCTGCGGGGGAGAGGGGTGTTCCAAGACTGGGTCCGGACCTACAGGGACCAAGAGCAGCGGGAGGGCTCTCAGGGCAGAGTCCCAGGCACGTGGGGCATGGGGAGCCTGGGTGAGGAGCTGCAAATGGGAAGGGAATTGAGCTCCGGGGGCGGTGGGCACCCGGCTCTGGGAGGGTGGCTTGCAGGCAGAGCACGGCTGTGTGCTGACGTGCAGCTCCTACCTGGCAGGTGTCGATGCCGCCCTGCGGATAACCAGCGCATATGTTGTGGGTATGGACGGCCCCGGCGTACCAGTGGCTGCTGTTGCAGAGGTTGAGGTCGATGAGATGGACCTTGGCCTCCTGCAGGACACGATACGGTTCGACGtattcctgcagagctgtgagcacagagcagaattGGCACCGTCAGCTCCTTGCCAGTTCTCGTCCTGTTTGGGGGTGAACCCCTTCCCTAGGCCTCGGCTTTGTGCCTTGAGATGTGCTGACGTTTCCCTGCTTTCGGAAACGGGTCAGGCCCATCCCTCTCTATGGATACATCCCCACGGCGTCACCCTGGGTTTCACTGCGGCCATCAGGGATGCCTGCCCCCCGTCTCAGCCGCGTGGCAAGCTTTAATTCGGGCCACCCGTGCGTTTCGGGTACTCACATCTTAGACCCATGTGTCCCCAGCCACTGACGTAGCAGTCTGTGAGCTCTGACACTTGGAGCGAGGCGTCGGGCACGCAGGCGAGCTGGATGTAGTAGCTGCACTGGACGGGTTGGTCCAATTCGAGCAGGGCGATGTCGTTGGACATGGTGTTTCTGTGATAGTATTCATGAGGTATTATCCGAATAACGTTGCGCACGACGGCTTCGGGGCCCAGGCGAGTCAAATCGTGGCCACCGATCACCACGTGCCACGGTGTGTTGGGGCTGGAAGAAGGACGGAGGAAGGGGGTCAAGAGGGAACACGGCCAcgtcctgcagcagcccagaggTCCCCCCGCTatggaggagagaggaaagcgGTCCTGCGAGGGCTGTGACATCCCAGCTACGCCTTGGGCACGAGGATTGCCGAGCTAGGGGCTGCTGGAAGCTGTGGCAGGAGCGTGATACCAGCGGTCCCTCGGGGGGGGGCAGCCGGGAGCGCCCACGCCTGGCTGTGCCGCAGGGAGAGGGGCGGCCCTTACCTTGCGTGGTCGAAGCAGTGCGCTGCCGTGAGCACCCACTGCGGGCTGATGAGGGACCCTCCACAGATGTGCCCCGTGCCCACAAACCAGGTACTTTGGAGGCTGACGATCCACGGCCAGGCCCCCTGAGGGGCATCCGTGCCTCCCACGACGCGCGTTCCATGGTAGTGATAAGCCATGGGCCGGAAGCCGCAGGTGCTGCAATCAGAAAAGCGTTGAGTTTTTGCAGGCGAGCCGCCGTTCCTCCCCACGGGGCAGCTCGGGGCCGGGGCCACTCACTCGCAGGAGCCCGAGAAGCCGTGGCCGGGCCGGCAGGCGGCCAGCAGCACGAcgaagggcagcagcagcatcgcTCCCGGAGCCGAGCGGCAGCCCATCGCTCCCGGCTTGGTTGCCACCGACGCGGCCGTTGGCCACAGCGTGTGCCCGTTGCCCGCGGAGCCAGCGCCGATGTCACAGAACCGCCGGTTCCGAGGGCTGTGCCACCggggggggggatgtgggggggACCCCGTGCTGCTCTCTGCCGTAGCAGCACCCTGCGGCTTGCACCGACGGACGCAGAGCCACGCAGCTGAACGTGCAGCCCGGTTTGGTGAATGACAGAGCAGCACCGAGTTCAGCCTCTGTCCCGAAGGGGAACGGCCGCTCTCAGGGCGTCACATGCGGGTCTCAAAGAAACCGGCCTCAAAGCTGCTGGGGTTTTGTAAACCGAGCTGGAGGCGGTGCCCCAAATCTGCTCAGAGCGGACAGAACGCTTCCCAGGGCCAATTTGTCTCCCCTGGGTCCTCCGCCGTCCCCTTCCCAGCGCTCTCCGGGAGCCAAAGGGGGAGCGATGGGACAGGTGACCGGCTCCACGCGTGTCTGAGGGAAGGATGGGTGTCTCGTGGGAGACGGGAATGGAGCAGGGCCGGTGGTACCAAGGAAACCTGAAGCACACGgtgccccagctcccagcacctgAAACGCCTGATGTTTCAGGTTGCAACCTGAAATCCGTGCTCTGATGCAGCAAACCTGGGAACGACGGGGGGGAAAAAGTACCCGGGGGGGGTGGGCTGCTTGTTTGGGAGGAGCCAAGCGCCATGAATAAGCGTTGAAAACGAATAAAAGGGGCTACGTGGAAGCCAATACAGGAATCACACCCGGCAAACTGCACGTTGGTTTGGTTGTTTGCTTGAGCCCTGCATCCAGACACTGTAACCCaccttcatgttttttttctaagagctGTTCCAAACAGAACCccggagctgtggggctggaaggggcttCTGGAGTCCTTCAGTCCAcccccactgcagcagcagcacaaaaaaTGCCCAGGCAAGTTTGGATCCCTGCAAAGATGGAgactcctccacctctctgggcagtggtgccagggctctgccacccccacagcacagagctcttcCTCATGGTCAGATGGAATGGAACTCCCTGGGCTCGTCTGTGCCTGGTGCCCCTTGTCCCTTACTCACTGGGCATCACTGAACAGAGCCCAGCCCTATCTCCCTGACCCCTCTCCATCAGATACccatcagcactgctcagaTTCCCCCTCAGCGTTCCTTCCCCAGgtgcacagccccagtgctcccaACCTGTCCCcatcaggaggtgctccagcccccccccccatctcTGCACCCTCTGCcgggctctctccagcagttcccagcCTGCTCTGAACTGGAGAGCTCTGCACTGGGCTCAGTGCTCCAGCTTTGCCCAACCCCCCCGGGGAGGAgcaccccctgccctgctggccatgctctgtgcagtgcacCCCGGGGtcccattggccttcctggccaccagggcacactgctggctcatggtcagctGTTGATCCCCAGGTCCCTCTCCTCTCCATCAGGTCGGCCCCAACCCCCACcgatgctgcagctgctcctccccaggCGCAGGACCCCATGCTGCCCTCGCTCAACCCCcccaggttcctctctgccccacTCTGGGCCTGCCCAGTGATGGCAGCGTGGCCCCATGGGGTGTCAGCcgctcctcccagctttgtgccACCCCCAACCTCGCTGCGGGTGCGCTCTGTCCTTCACCCAGGTCACTGATGGAGACGTTGAACAAGACCGGACCCAGCCCCAAGCCCTGGGCAGCGCCGCTTGCTGGAGCCCCCCAGACCCCACgctgctctcccagccctctgagctctgcctgctctgagTTCTGCCTCTACCAGCTCTCAGCCCGCCCCGCTGCCCTCTCATCTATCCCTGCACGGATGCTGTGGCTGATGGTGTCCAACTCCATGCTGAAGTCACGGTACCACATCCACTACTCCCCCATTCCAACCGGTGATGGCATCGCAGACAGCTCCAGGTTGGTGcagcatgatttccccttggtgaacCCGTGCTGATGGCTCCTGATCCTCATTCTCTGTGTGACCCCGCTCTGTACCCAACCCATTCTATCTCTCAGGTCTCTGGACACAATGCCATATGGGAACACAGAGCATAATGAACACAGCATTTGGAAACCCCAAGTCTAGGGCCACCTACTACTGTGCGTGTGCATTTCACTAGTGCACTCCAACTAGCTCATGAGCAAGAGACCATTTTTGTCACGGGGGTGGAATGTGaatgcagctccagcagccaccGGCCTTACAGAAGGAGCAGCtgccatggttttatgatttttggttatcggtattccacatcataacatcacgtagTGCACCAAGAGTTAAAGATTCTCAGATCATGAGATCTCCCCTTTTTTCCACCTTCTGGCTCATCTCTGCTCTGGCTGCATGGCCTCAGCTTACTTAGAGTGAGGCCTTCGGTCTTTGGACActctctttcatttcatttgatttattagcttcaattccgattatattgtattatactgtgttatcttgcattccgatatcttactcagtaaattagtttgtttctcctcagatcgttgccgctgttttgttttgtttgaggcccatctccctaccctttccccttttccccttttctggggcgtgggtctgtgggtccccctgccccattagtcacagaactgggccgaaccagcccgtaaaccattgacaccaGGTCAGCCACATCTCCACCTTCTGGAGTTACAAAGGAGAGGGAAGTGCTGGAGCTGCATACCCCGAGCTGCTTCCTACCTCGGCATGTCCTCTCTGCACCAGGTGTACAAAGCTCTGCCCCTGAAGCTGTCAGGACCATCCAGCCCATCCTGCTCCTTGGTGTGTTCCTATCCCCTGGACAGTGATGCTGCTGCAACTCACAGCTGTTCCCACGAGGGCTGCACAGCACACCTCCCACTGAGTTGGGATCTCCAGACACTTCGGCATACCCTGTGCTTCACTGTAACTGAAGTTCaaaaggagctgtgctggctctgctgaTGATGCTGTATCCTGGTCCCTCCCTGATCCACTCAGAGCTTCTGTTACCAGATCACAGCTTGGAGGTCCAACAGCGACCTGCACACCCAGCAGGGCTGGCGGCCTTCCCAACCCTCAGCTCACTGGGCCAGCACTCCCTCAGTCAGCAGTGTCACTGAGCCAAAGCTCTGAGGTAGCTGAGGCTACGCGTGGTTAGTCGGGGGGGTCTGGTGGGTTTGGGATCAGGAGAGGGGGGTGGAGCAGCAAGAGGCTATGAGCAGCGGCAGCAGGAGGGCTTAGGAGTGCAGTCTGGCTTGCAGCAGGGTTCCAGGGCAGGATCCCTGCCCTTCCTCATCTGGCTTTCTCCAAACTCCATGTGCTGCTCAAAAAGCATCTTCTGCAGTTTGATGTCCTTCAGGACTTGCCAAACCTCTGGCCCTGCAGCACTCTGCACCAAATTGTAGTTCTCGGCAGGGTCTGACTCCAGGTCAAAGAGCAGCGGGGGCTCGTGATGGGTCAGCGGGGTCAGCCCGTGGCAGGCCTGGTCTGGGGTTGTATCACTGTGAAAGGaacctgcagaagaaaagtccaagtgcagctcagctgctaCCCTGAGCTTGGGACAGCAGAACCAGGCAGGGCTTCACAAAGCTGCCCGTGCAGAGAGGAGGTGGCACCAACCTTGTGTGAAGTAGTGTGCCTTGTACTTCCCGAGCCGGACAGCAAAGGGGCCATGCAGTGGATCAGGGGATGGAGGGTAGAAGAACATGGTCTGACGGGGACTCTGTGGAGAGAAGCACAGCTGAGGTTATCTGTGTGGCCATGAGGCTGAAGAAGAGCCTGCAACAGGACCAGGCAAAGACTCCAGGGACTCACACAAGAGCCCTGATACTATAGCCAGAACACGGCTAGAAAAGGGGGAAGCTAATGAGCAGGAGCATCCCACTTGTTCCCCACTCAAAGCTACTGGGGTTCTGCTCCGACCCCAGAGCAGACAGGGAAAACCCAGTAAGCTCATTGCATGGCCCACACCAGACAAAATATCCCATGTCGGGGGTTTGCCCTGGTCCCTAAGCTGAGGCTAATGACCAGGCCCTACACCCAGCCTTCATGTACCAGGCCAGATTTGAGCTGCAGGACTCACCTTCCCTGACTCAAACAGCACTGGACTCAGGTCATAACCATCCAGGGCAACGTCAggaagagctgctccagccaggGCAGTCAGCGTTGGCAGGATGTCCAGGGTGCTTGCCAGCTCGTGAGTCACTCCTGCCACCCAACACAGCAAGGCACAAAGAGAGGTTCAAGTGCCCGACCCCACTTCCATAACCTGCCATCCTCACCGCTCCCCTCCCTCTGATCATCTCAGGGCAGCTGAGTTGCCATCACACCCCTGCCTTGCCTTGTGCCAGCACACAAAAGGCACAAGCAGTGCTGAGTCTCACCTGGAGCGATACGGCCCGGCCAATACGCCACCGCTGGCTCCCGCATGCCACCTTCGTACGTTGTGCCCTTCCCACATTTCAGAAGGCCGGAGCTGCCTCCACGTGCCATCCGCATGGTAGAAGGGCTGTGAGAGAGAAGAACCACCTGCCACCAGCTTCACAGCTCTGCGTAACCCCTTCCCTGACTGCCACCGGGGCCATGGAAAGAGACAGTGAATGGCACCAAAGACCAAAGCCACCCACACACGAAGGGAACTCGTGGATCTTCAGGCTGCACGGTCCTACCCCCGAGCTGGTGGGCACCCTGCCCACGAGGGGAATAGTTGATTCACTGGAGCAAGGAGGAGATCACACGATAGATCCTCTCCTTAACAGCATCCACCCGCTGCCTCACTTCAGGTCACTGCAATCTCACCTGGCACTGCCACATCACGTCTCTTATGCCCCAGCCAACCAATGCCTTGCTCcagctccccccccccacagcaGCACGACCTTACCAGCGGGAGAAGCCCCCGTGCTGAGCCCACTCACCCGTTGTCAGAGGTGAAAAACACGAAGGTGGTGTTGGCGAGACCATTctcctgcagtgcctgcagcagctgtcccACCGAGCCATCGAACTCCGAAAGCGCATCACCAAACGGCCCACGCCGTGACCGTCCTGCATACTCCTGGCTTGCAAACTGGGGGTAGTGGGtatgctggaaaaaaaggcagagagagctgctTTGCAAGCTCCTAGAGTTGCATTTGGTTCCCAGCTCACCCAGGGTGAGTGAGAACCCCAGTGAGGGCATGGAGATATGTGACAATGCCCATAAAAGGTGGGGGGAGTGCTCCCAGAAACACCTCCCAGAATGACACAAAATAGCTGAGCCCCAGGCAGAACTCACAGATTCGGTGAGTGCTAAGTTTTCCCAGATGGGCTCCTGGCCCACGCAAACAGCCAACGCTCTAGGAAGAAGCCACCCAAGAATGATAACCATAATGGTGCTGCCAAAAACCTTAGGCATGGGAACACCAACCCCTAGTCACGTGGGGGCAGAGAGTTCCCCCATCCTTCATCCAAGTATTGACTGCTCAGCACACTCCaatggctgcaggagctgaggtgCTTTCCAGCAATCCCCAGAAGGACAAAGGCTTCCTCCCCCACCCTCAGACTCAGAGAGATCCCCTCTCTCTTACATGGGAGGCGTAGTAGAGCAGGAAGGGCACACCTCGCCGGGCACAGTCGGCGATGAAGTCCCGCGAGAATTTGTTGTAGAGTGGCACCAGATCAGGGAAGGAGACCGGCTGCTGCACGATGCTTTGGTTCCAGAGCAGTGGGACGGGCACAAGGCCCTGGTCACAGGTCCCAAAACATGTGATGTTAGGTGGGAAGCAGGTGAGATTCTGACAGGGGCCCTGGAGAGAGCACACAACACCGTCTTTCAGCTCTGTTGCAGGACAGTGAGCGGAAAAGGGCCAGGAGACCCACAGCAGCCCACCCCCAGGTCCTACAGGCACCTACAGGAGCCCCTCCCAGAAACTGGGGGGTTCATGCCTACCCTAGAGCCATCCCAGAACCATGCTATGCCATCACGTTCTCCTGACAGCAGTTCAGATGTTTCTTTGTAACCCAGAAGCTGACTTTCCCTCCTGCAACCCACCAAGGGGTGGACGTCCCCACAAACGACTGCTGCCCACGTTCTGCAAAACTGCTCTATCGCATGAGCACCTCGTGGAGCTTTCCCCACCAGCATCCATCGCTcctccagcacacagccacCCACACCCGCTCATCCCCCCACCCCTCCAGCACATGCTTCACCTCTGGGGCACTCCCCACCTTCCCTCATTCTCACCTGATCATGGGAGTACGGCACCCCCAGGTAGTGGTCGAAGCCTTGGTGGATGGGCAGGAATTGGCCACGAGCGCCCACGCCGAGGTGCCACTTGCCAACCATGGCCGTGGCGTAGCCCTTGGCCTTCAGCACCTCCGCAATGGTGACCTCAGAGAGCTGAAGGCCTCCCCGTGAGTCAGGGTCAAACACACCGGGGTAAATCCCAGAGCGCATCTGGAAGCGGCCGGTcaggagagcagccctgtggaggggggtggggggaggacAGGTATCACACGATGCTGCACAAACCAGGCATTAACTGGTTTAActgtgcagctggggaggaataactgcatgcaccaATAGAGGTTAGGGGCTGAGGTGCTgaaaaggagctctgtggagatGGATCTAAGGGTCCTGGTGACCAACAGCTAACCAGTGGTAGACCACAAggtgaccatgagccagcagtgtgccctggtggcacagaaggccaatgggaccCCGTGGTGCCCTGTAcagagtgtggccagcagggcagagaggtgctcctcccctctgctctgcactatggggggggaggggggggaaacagctggagcactgcactCCTAAGTTCCAGGCAGACTGGGAACTGCTGGAAGAGTCCAGGGGAGAGTGCAGAGATGGAgggggggcctggagcacctcatGATAGGGACAAGCTGAGAGTACTGAGGCTGTGCACCTGGGGAAAGGAACGCTGAGGGaggagctgagcagtgctgatggATATCTGATGGGAGGGGTCGGGGGGATGGGGCTGGCCTCTGTTTGGTGACAGAACTGGGCAGACAGTCTcttcccagtgacagaacaagtgGCACTGGGCACAGACTGGAGCCCGTGGAATTCTGTCTGACCGTGAGGAAGAACTCTGTACTGTGGGGGTGGCAGAGTCCCGGCCCTGCTGCTCAGAGGGGTGggggagtctccttctctgcagggatCCAAGCCCGCCTAGAatgctctgtgtgcagctgctgtggggagcTTGGGTTGGAGGACTCCAGcggtcccttccagccccacgGCTCCGGGGTTCTGCATCCAGCATCCCGCATCCCGCACCCCACCACCCTCCCCCCACCAGCGCGGGCCGCACCGGGAGGGGCTGCACACCGCAGAGCTGCTGTAGAAGTCGGTGAAGCGCAGCCCTCTGGCCGCCATCCGGTCCAGGTTGGGCGTGGCGGAGGAGGGGTGCCCGTAGCTCCCCAGGTCACCGAAGCCCAAATCGTCGGCCAGCAGCAGGACGAAGCTGGGGGGGCCGCCGGCCGCGCCCCGCAGCGCCCACACCAGCAGCACGGCCCACAGCGGGAGCCCACACCGCGCCGCCATGACGCTGCCGGCGGTCACCTGACCGCCACGTGACACGTGGCCCCGTCACGTGACACGGCCCCGCCGCGGGGCGCTCTGGGAGACACAGTCCGCCGAGGAACAGCGCCCCCCTGCGGCGACCTCCGGCAACCGGGACCTTATGCCCCAGCCCCCGCGGGGAGAGAAGCCGGAATCCTGAAGGTCAGTGACCTGCAGCGAGGGCGAGGAAGAGCCCTcgcaaagagcagcagcagttctgtggTGCGAATCCTGCACCTGGGAAGCCGGCTGTGCCTTCCTATGAGAACTGCAGACGGCTCACAAGGCGGTGGCTGTGGGTCTGGTGTCGCAGCGAGCACCACTTGCTTTGT
The Numida meleagris isolate 19003 breed g44 Domestic line chromosome 1, NumMel1.0, whole genome shotgun sequence genome window above contains:
- the LOC110392173 gene encoding acrosin-like; this translates as MGCRSAPGAMLLLPFVVLLAACRPGHGFSGSCDTCGFRPMAYHYHGTRVVGGTDAPQGAWPWIVSLQSTWFVGTGHICGGSLISPQWVLTAAHCFDHASPNTPWHVVIGGHDLTRLGPEAVVRNVIRIIPHEYYHRNTMSNDIALLELDQPVQCSYYIQLACVPDASLQVSELTDCYVSGWGHMGLRSLQEYVEPYRVLQEAKVHLIDLNLCNSSHWYAGAVHTHNICAGYPQGGIDTCQGDSGGPLMCKDKIADYFWLIGVTSWGKGCGRIQQPGVYASTQYFRNWILVNMGLLPAGAHTTTSHPVYITTSYQRPKPTYSSPLRPCPFPRQKVLDFFNLLQELLQGLRGKKA
- the ARSA gene encoding arylsulfatase A; protein product: MAARCGLPLWAVLLVWALRGAAGGPPSFVLLLADDLGFGDLGSYGHPSSATPNLDRMAARGLRFTDFYSSSAVCSPSRAALLTGRFQMRSGIYPGVFDPDSRGGLQLSEVTIAEVLKAKGYATAMVGKWHLGVGARGQFLPIHQGFDHYLGVPYSHDQGPCQNLTCFPPNITCFGTCDQGLVPVPLLWNQSIVQQPVSFPDLVPLYNKFSRDFIADCARRGVPFLLYYASHHTHYPQFASQEYAGRSRRGPFGDALSEFDGSVGQLLQALQENGLANTTFVFFTSDNGPSTMRMARGGSSGLLKCGKGTTYEGGMREPAVAYWPGRIAPGVTHELASTLDILPTLTALAGAALPDVALDGYDLSPVLFESGKSPRQTMFFYPPSPDPLHGPFAVRLGKYKAHYFTQGSFHSDTTPDQACHGLTPLTHHEPPLLFDLESDPAENYNLVQSAAGPEVWQVLKDIKLQKMLFEQHMEFGESQMRKGRDPALEPCCKPDCTPKPSCCRCS